A single window of Populus nigra chromosome 17, ddPopNigr1.1, whole genome shotgun sequence DNA harbors:
- the LOC133676754 gene encoding rop guanine nucleotide exchange factor 7-like has protein sequence MDRAFTHQKERETAHQQEEQHCHYRLKLCAPVVVKLRSSNNLKSFSLLGFWVSKSLRNLYCKARFSNGCCLKRLQFNGMVVNNSAFCDSPGVVQKEEKGEMEGLIEKSNECNREKDTNFGEKKGEVQTFGDLIEDKGRESSSSSEFLTSENTGHGEHSHSSSEEDSSSPRTLGWPVQKDEVSDCTSTNSATDDEEKSHFDDRKLEKQGSSISETEMMKERFSKLLLGEDMSGCGNGVCTALAISNAITNLCATLFGQLWRLEPLAPEKKAMWRREMEWFLCVSDHVVELMPSWQTFPDGSKLEVMTCRPRSDLYINLPALRKLDNMLLDILDSFDNTEFWYIDQGILAPDADGSASFRRTLQRQEEKWWLPVPRVPPGGLHENSRKQLQHKRDSTNQILKAAMAINSITISDMEIPESYMDALPKNGKSSLGDLIYRCISSDQFYPECLLDCLDLSSEHLAIELANRVEASIYMWRKKTNSKPVNSTNRSSSKSSWELMKELMIDVDKRDLLADRAESLLLCLKQRFPGLPQTTLDMSKIQYNKDVGKSILESYSRVLESLAFNIVARIDDLLYVDDLTKHSDHFSSISKVSVIAHKSVTIPYSVPASNSPYKTAFTTPSFSPGQRISPVKGDRSPFMTSGKIPQHGLGVKKVLTDYLSIDTKGRDGGITIEGTDNVIRNTPASQIGIESFGSILETISTPENRFSDIC, from the exons ATGGATAGAGCTTTCACCCaccagaaagaaagagaaacagcTCACCAACAAGAAGAGCAACATTGTCATTACCGTCTCAAGCTGTGTGCGCCTGTAGTAGTGAAGCTAAGAAGCTCCAATAACCTGAAATCGTTTTCTCTATTGGGCTTCTGGGTCTCAAAATCTCTTAGAAACTTATATTGCAAAGCTAGGTTCTCAAATGGGTGTTGCTTGAAAAGACTACAGTTTAATGGTATGGTAGTGAACAACTCTGCTTTTTGTGATTCACCTGGGGTGGTtcagaaagaagagaaaggagaaatggagggtttgattgagAAGAGTAATGAATGTAACAGAGAGAAAGATACGAACTTTGGTGAAAAGAAAGGTGAAGTCCAGACATTTGGCGATTTGATTGAAGACAAGGGCAGAGAAAGCAGTTCAAGTTCTGAATTTTTAACTTCTGAGAACACAGGGCATGGGGAGCATAGTCATAGCAGCTCTGAAGAGGACTCATCTTCTCCTCGTACATTGGGTTGGCCTGTACAGAAAGATGAAGTATCTGACTGCACAAGTACCAATAGTGCaactgatgatgaagaaaaatccCATTTCGATGATAGGAAGTTGGAGAAACAAGGGTCTTCAATTTCAG AGACTGAGATGATGAAGGAAAGGTTTTCAAAGTTGCTACTCGGAGAAGATATGTCTGGTTGTGGAAATGGGGTTTGCACAGCTTTGGCTATATCAAATGCCATTACTAATCTATGTG CTACCTTGTTCGGGCAACTATGGAGGTTGGAGCCTCTAGCACCAGAGAAGAAAGCAATGTGGCGAAGAGAGATGGAATGGTTTCTTTGTGTGAGTGATCACGTTGTGGAGTTGATGCCTTCTTGGCAGACATTTCCAGATGGGAGCAAGCTCGAG GTTATGACCTGCAGGCCTAGATCGGATCTTTACATAAATCTTCCAGCTCTGCGCAAATTGGATAACATGCTTCTT GATATCTTAGATAGTTTTGACAATACTGAGTTCTGGTACATAGACCAAGGGATCCTGGCCCCTGATGCTGATGGATCAGCTTCTTTCCGAAGAACCCTGCAGCGCCAAGAAGAGAAGTGGTGGCTACCTGTGCCTAGGGTGCCTCCTGGAGGCCtccatgaaaattcaagaaagcAGTTGCAGCACAAACGTGATTCTacaaaccaaatattgaaagCTGCTATGGCTATCAACAGCATCACTATATCTGATATGGAAATCCCTGAATCATATATGGATGCTCTTCCAAAG AATGGAAAATCCAGTTTAGGAGACCTCATCTATCGATGTATCTCTTCGGATCAATTTTATCCAGAATGTCTCCTTGATTGCCTAGATTTGTCTTCCGAACATTTAGCTATAGAACTTGCGAACCGAGTGGAAGCCTCAATCTACATGTGGCGCAAAAAGACCAACTCTAAACCTGTCAATAGTACAAATCGCTCCAGTTCAAAGTCATCCTGGGAATTGATGAAGGAGCTGATGATTGATGTAGACAAGAGGGATTTGCTTGCTGATCGAGCAGAAAGCCTCCTGCTTTGCCTGAAGCAGCGATTCCCTGGTCTTCCACAGACAACTTTAGATATGAGCAAAATCCAATACAACAAG GATGTTGGGAAATCCATTTTGGAGAGCTACTCAAGAGTTCTGGAGAGCTTGGCATTTAATATTGTGGCACGAATTGATGACCTGCTCTACGTGGATGATTTGACAAAACATTCGGATCATTTCTCTTCAATCTCTAAAGTCAGTGTGATTGCTCACAAAAGTGTAACAATTCCATACTCAGTCCCAGCCTCAAACAGTCCATATAAAACAGCTTTCACCACACCAAGCTTTTCACCTGGGCAACGAATAAGCCCTGTAAAGGGAGACCGATCACCCTTCATGACCAGTGGAAAAATTCCTCAGCATGGTTTAGGCGTGAAAAAGGTCTTGACAGATTATCTCAGTATTGATACAAAAGGCAGGGATGGTGGCATTACAATCGAGGGAACAGACAATGTGATTCGAAACACCCCAGCTTCTCAAATTGGAATTGAATCTTTTGGGTCTATATTAGAAACAATCAGCACACCCGAGAACAGATTTTCTGATATCTGTTAA
- the LOC133677113 gene encoding glutathione S-transferase U8, producing the protein MAEVKLLGAWGSPFSRRVEMALKLKGVEYEYIEEDLANKSPLLLKYNPIHKKVPVLIHNGKTMAESLVILEYIDETWKSNPILPEDPYDKAMARFWAKFIDEKCMPAIWQIMWSKENEREKAIEEAIQHLKTLENELKDKTFFGGETIGLVDIVANFIGFWLGAAQEATGMELVNKERFPVLCKWIDEYVNCSVVKENLPPRDKLIAFLQPRLSASSWKY; encoded by the exons ATGGCTGAAGTGAAGCTGCTTGGAGCATGGGGAAGCCCTTTTAGTCGCAGAGTGGAGATGGCTCTTAAATTGAAAGGTGTTGAATATGAATACATTGAAGAAGATTTAGCTAATAAGAGCCCTTTGCTTCTCAAATACAACCCCATTCACAAGAAAGTCCCTGTCCTCATCCACAACGGAAAAACAATGGCAGAGTCGCTTGTTATTCTTGAGTACATAGATGAAACTTGGAAAAGCAACCCCATCTTGCCTGAAGATCCTTATGACAAAGCCATGGCTCGATTCTGGGCTAAATTCATCGACGAGAAG TGTATGCCTGCAATATGGCAAATCATGTGGTCTAAAGAGAATGAACGTGAGAAGGCCATAGAAGAAGCAATTCAGCACCTGAAAACTTTGGAAAATGAGCTCAAAGACAAGACATTCTTTGGAGGAGAGACAATAGGGCTGGTAGATATTGTTGCCAATTTCATAGGCTTCTGGTTGGGAGCCGCTCAAGAAGCTACTGGGATGGAGTTGGTGAATAAAGAGAGGTTTCCCGTACTTTGCAAATGGATTGATGAGTATGTTAACTGTAGCGTCGTCAAAGAAAATCTTCCTCCTAGAGATAAACTGATAGCTTTTCTGCAACCCCGCTTAAGTGCTTCCTCCTGGAAGTATTAG